The following nucleotide sequence is from Gemmatimonadota bacterium.
TGCCTGCGGCCAGACACCAGCCCGCGAGGAATATGACCGAAGCCGCGAGGCCGAGCCAGGCGGTTCGATAGGTGACTGGTGTTCCATCGTCTGCGGCTCGGTTGCTCATCATCGCACATTCAAGGGTGTTTTTGAGGTGTTTGCGCGATACCCATAATGACCAGGCGACGAGAAAAACGAGTGCGCCGTGGGATTCGAAGCTGAGTATTTCTGCCGGTGTCGCTTGCTGTCCCTGTAACCCCACGGTGATGCCGGTCTGGTTCATCAGCCCCTCTTTGAGAATATTGAGGACATTGTAAAACCAGAAGCTAAAGAGCAGGTCGAGCGGACACAAATATGCCAGGCCCATTATCAGGGGCTGCATGCGCAAAAAATATCTTGGATAGTGATAGCCGATGTTTATCGCCATTTGTCCAGCGAGGTCATAGAGGGGGATATGCGGCAGGGTGTGGACAAAATAACCCGCGATATTCCAGCAGATTACAAAGGTCGAAATGCCAAATCCCACCCAAAACAGAGGCGCGTGAAAGACGACGGGCAGGCGATAGCCGGGTTCTTCTCGCAACATTTCAGTGGGGAAGGTGGCCATAGGAAAGGTGAGGCGCTCTTTTTCGTGCCACTGTTTGAAGAACAAGACGCTGCAAAAAAAACCGGCCATGACCACGGATAAACAGGCGGCAGTCCACCAGAAGAGCGGACGAATCCACGGTTGCCAGGGAATAGACGTGTTGGGTTCCAATCCCCCGTAGAGCTGTCCGATGACCACGGGCGATTTTTGCATAAAGAGCCAGTCGGGCAGCAGGGGGGCAATAACGTCGCCCACGCGGTTTTCGGGCGATGCGAGGTGTACCGGAGCAGAGATGTTGCCCAGGAGATAGCCTGCCCAGCCCGTGGTGGGCAGGTTGCCCACGAGCCAGACCATGAAGAAGATGGTCAACATTTCCGTGCGCGATAAGGCGCGTTTTGGCGCGACGAGTTTGAGTATGGCGTTGATGCCGACCCAGGCGACAAAGGGAATCAGAGCCGATACGGGCATGTAGTTTTTGATCATGTTCCACGCAAAATGCGTGATGTAGATCGTCATGAGGGCAATGGTCAAGATACCGAGCATGACTGCGCGTACCGTGATCCCTCGATCCTGGACATCGGGATGGATTTCCCCGGATATGTCTGTTTGTATGGCCATTTTTTAAAAAGAGGCTGGGAGGTTGTCAGTCCCGAACTTCGTAACCCAGTGCTCTGAGTTTGTCTTCCTGTCCTACGGGTGTGTGCAAGGTGGTGTAGAATTTGTCGAGCAGTGCTTTGGGGTGTTGGGGTGTATATAGGCTTACGACAATGGTGAGTAAAACGCCTGTGCTGAGGTACCAGATCACTTGTTCCATGAACTCCAGGTGGAAATAGTTGCGGGTAATCCACCACACGAGGGCGGAACTGATCAGGCCAGCCCACGCGCCGTACCCATTGCACCTGCGCCACAAGATGCCGCCCCATACGGCGATGCCCCAGAAGGCGGGGAGTGCCGAGAGAAAACGCCATAATTCGACTACGCTACTAAAAATTTCCGTCACGACAATGCCCGCGATGACCATGAGGATGCCCATGATTCGCCCCGCATTGAGATAGTGGTGGTCTTCTTTGTTTTGCGCAAAATAGGGTTTGTAAATATTTTCGACAAAGAGTGCCGAGCCAGCGACCATAAACGAGTCGCAAGAAGACATAACAGCTGCGATCATGGATGCGAGCATGACACCGACGAGACCAACGGGCAGCAGGTCGCGCGTTGCCATGCCAAAGACGAGTTCGGGATCGTCTATATTGGGATAGATAACCATGGCCCCCACGCCGATGAATGCCCAGGCGATGGTGCAAAAGCGTTTGATCATATTGCCGTAGGTAAATCCGACGCGGCCTTCCCATTCTGTTTTGCCAGAGCCGCCCATTTCCATGCAGTGGGGCTGCCCGGGGATGTTGAACAGGGTGTTGATGGTAAGTATAATGACAAATGCGACTGAGATGCGGTCATAGCCAGGCGGTGGATCATCGGGCGCTGTGAGTCCAAAGACATCTTGTGGCAATGTTTGATGCAGCCCGGTAAAACCACCGACTTGATCGAGCAGAAACGGGCAGAGCAAAAAAGACAGGACGATGACGAATATGCCCTGGATAAAGTCTGTGATTACAGCCGCTTGCAGGCCGCCTAACAGACCATAGGATACAAATAGGATTGTCATGACAATGATGCAGGTTTCCGTGCTGAGCACGCCGCCGGTAATCCCGCTTGCCATTTTTCCCGTGCCTTCGAGCATAATGCCCATGGCGAGCACGTAGAAGAGGATACCAAAGGCCGTATATGCCGGGCCGAGTCCTTTGCCAAAACGCTCGTCAAAAAAGTCGCCTGTGGTGATATAACGCATGCGCCTGAAAAGAGGCATCATGATCCAGTAAAAGGGGGTGCAAAACAGGGGCAGCCACGCATACCATATCCCGCGCATCCCCATTTTGTAAGAGGCACCGACGACATTGACAGCTGCATCGGTATGGGTTCCGGTGCCAAAGGCATGCATGATGAGCACGGCTTTGCCAAACTTGCGCCCACCCATAAAATAATCGAGTGTGCCTTTGACTCCTCGAGAAGAAATGAGGCCGATGGTGGTGATACCCACGAGATAAACGCCGAGTGTGAGCACGTCGTAGATGTGCAGACCAAACATGAATCCCCCAGTGTAAAGCATTTTAATGACGGGGCAAAATAGGGCGAAGGTCAGAAGTTTTCAACTTAAAATTTATGTTATAATTTTTCGGTGAATCCATGAGGAGGTTGTTATGGACGTTTATGAGAAGTATTTTTTTGATGTGAATGGGTATCTGGTCGTGGAGGATATTTTGTCTGCCGAGCAAGTCGCGGCACTCAACGAGGCGATTGATCACAATCGGGATAGAATACGGATTCGCAAGGGAGAATTGAGGTTGTCGGGCGGTGTGGGCAGACATGGCGGCGAGGTTTCTATAGCACTGGAAGGATCACATGGACGAGGGGATATCGGAAGTATTTTGAGATGGCCAAAGCCGTGGTGTCAACCCTTCCGCGATTTGCTATCTCATTTGCCAACGATGCACTATATGCTCGATATGATCGGCAATGGATTTCGCTATGGCAATGCCAATGGGATTAGCATGACCAGAGGAGCAGAAGGGCACTTGCTTCACGGTGGGGGTGGGTTTTTGGGCGGACATATGTATTTCTGCAAGGATGGGAAGATGTGGAATAATCTGATTGCCGTGTGTTATCAGCTTGCCGATGTCAATCCCGGCGACGGTGGGTTTGTGTGTATTCCCGGCAGTCACAAGGCAAATTTTGAATGTCCGACGGATGTGCGCCGAATGGAACGAGATTTGGGGTGTTTTAAGCATATTCCC
It contains:
- a CDS encoding sodium:solute symporter family protein — translated: MFGLHIYDVLTLGVYLVGITTIGLISSRGVKGTLDYFMGGRKFGKAVLIMHAFGTGTHTDAAVNVVGASYKMGMRGIWYAWLPLFCTPFYWIMMPLFRRMRYITTGDFFDERFGKGLGPAYTAFGILFYVLAMGIMLEGTGKMASGITGGVLSTETCIIVMTILFVSYGLLGGLQAAVITDFIQGIFVIVLSFLLCPFLLDQVGGFTGLHQTLPQDVFGLTAPDDPPPGYDRISVAFVIILTINTLFNIPGQPHCMEMGGSGKTEWEGRVGFTYGNMIKRFCTIAWAFIGVGAMVIYPNIDDPELVFGMATRDLLPVGLVGVMLASMIAAVMSSCDSFMVAGSALFVENIYKPYFAQNKEDHHYLNAGRIMGILMVIAGIVVTEIFSSVVELWRFLSALPAFWGIAVWGGILWRRCNGYGAWAGLISSALVWWITRNYFHLEFMEQVIWYLSTGVLLTIVVSLYTPQHPKALLDKFYTTLHTPVGQEDKLRALGYEVRD
- a CDS encoding phytanoyl-CoA dioxygenase family protein, whose protein sequence is MDVYEKYFFDVNGYLVVEDILSAEQVAALNEAIDHNRDRIRIRKGELRLSGGVGRHGGEVSIALEGSHGRGDIGSILRWPKPWCQPFRDLLSHLPTMHYMLDMIGNGFRYGNANGISMTRGAEGHLLHGGGGFLGGHMYFCKDGKMWNNLIAVCYQLADVNPGDGGFVCIPGSHKANFECPTDVRRMERDLGCFKHIPMKAGSAVIFTEALTHGAMPWTADHERRTLLYRYAAGGYVNPPSGNDPAKYAPFMDELTPLQQAIMQPPHNAGRIDVAALIEAEEKASAKN